From the genome of Anaerolineae bacterium, one region includes:
- a CDS encoding TonB-dependent receptor has protein sequence MKRFILFTAVFFCGFLLVLSSVNRASAQNGDKEVYKLEEVVVTATHKMKMLDTPMSISIITAGELEEMGAKNIAEALRKLPGVIDVSAKDDAVAIRGIQSSMAGGPVILIDGVSQKIGDYRFDQFSFIPVSQVERIEVLRSAGITYGPGSARGVINVITKKSKKAKPINLDISGSYGSWNTHNEYAGSSGKVNQWDYFVNAANYSTDGYKEEKQNRTSGLLKFGCNLSEQTRLGISGNILKNQHDTAYGLWKYDYQLQNYRRDIHFPKSETDQKLIWHNKTDQDVSIYALEFSHKDSELFMDSVLSYTNYKETYIDNHDLFTSPSTSRGEIDDKDQDTYTFTVSGGYNFEFGDVGYTPTIGLNVENIEFCQRRTYPLDPTISTAAYDFDIYEQQYGLFWDNDFLFGKKWGLKIGARVDEAELKFEDRVPNKVDVDETMYSWSVAPSCHFNDKANVYVSAGKNYWFPTPRYYAWAAEKGGNENRPEDLKPEESLTYEIGYKHMIHRVFNINLTGFFTEYKDKFAGYYEGSIWKGMKNTGEAEIKGVELEAGGRVLPWFGYRFSGTYLNAEWTKGEMRVYDHPSNTLVLKNIEGYDIIHIPQYTYVAGLDFYPLEWLKCSMDINYYGSYYVDYLNRIKYPSKATVDANMSYSLKNWKFWLLGKNIFDEEIENVQNSTGKLTAANGEPKNAYYVKDGAYFEAGVSYHF, from the coding sequence TTGAAACGTTTTATTTTGTTTACGGCTGTTTTTTTCTGTGGTTTTTTGCTGGTTCTTTCATCGGTAAACAGAGCATCGGCCCAAAATGGAGATAAAGAGGTCTATAAGCTGGAAGAGGTTGTTGTAACCGCCACCCATAAAATGAAGATGCTGGATACACCGATGAGTATTTCCATTATAACAGCCGGGGAACTGGAAGAAATGGGCGCGAAAAATATTGCTGAAGCCCTCAGAAAACTACCCGGTGTTATAGATGTAAGTGCTAAAGACGATGCCGTAGCCATACGCGGCATTCAGTCCTCCATGGCTGGAGGACCTGTAATACTTATTGATGGAGTTTCCCAGAAGATAGGTGATTACAGGTTTGATCAGTTCAGTTTTATACCTGTCTCACAGGTCGAGCGGATTGAGGTCCTTCGTTCTGCCGGAATCACCTATGGCCCTGGTTCCGCACGGGGTGTTATCAATGTCATTACCAAAAAAAGCAAAAAAGCCAAGCCAATTAACCTTGATATTTCAGGAAGTTACGGTTCGTGGAACACTCATAATGAATATGCAGGATCATCCGGCAAGGTGAATCAATGGGATTATTTTGTAAATGCCGCAAATTACAGCACTGACGGGTATAAAGAGGAAAAGCAAAACAGAACCTCCGGCCTTTTGAAATTTGGCTGCAACCTGTCTGAACAAACCCGTCTTGGCATCAGCGGCAATATTCTAAAAAATCAACATGATACTGCATATGGTCTCTGGAAATATGATTATCAGCTGCAAAATTATCGGAGAGATATTCATTTCCCAAAAAGCGAAACAGACCAGAAGCTGATCTGGCATAATAAAACAGACCAGGATGTATCAATCTATGCCCTTGAGTTTTCCCATAAAGATTCTGAACTTTTTATGGATTCAGTACTCTCTTATACGAATTATAAGGAAACATATATAGATAATCATGACCTTTTTACCTCGCCAAGCACTTCGCGTGGCGAAATCGATGATAAAGACCAGGACACATATACCTTCACAGTGTCAGGAGGCTATAATTTTGAGTTTGGAGATGTCGGTTATACTCCGACTATTGGTTTAAACGTAGAAAATATCGAATTTTGCCAGCGCAGAACATACCCTTTGGATCCAACCATAAGTACTGCCGCATATGATTTTGATATTTATGAACAACAATACGGCCTGTTTTGGGATAATGACTTTCTTTTTGGGAAAAAATGGGGCTTGAAAATCGGGGCACGTGTGGATGAGGCAGAACTTAAATTTGAAGACAGAGTCCCGAATAAGGTTGACGTGGACGAGACTATGTATAGCTGGTCCGTGGCCCCTTCCTGCCACTTCAACGACAAGGCTAACGTATATGTTTCTGCAGGAAAAAATTACTGGTTCCCGACACCGAGGTATTATGCCTGGGCAGCGGAAAAAGGCGGTAATGAGAATCGGCCGGAAGACCTGAAGCCTGAAGAGTCCCTGACATATGAAATCGGATACAAACATATGATCCACAGGGTTTTTAATATCAATCTCACCGGATTTTTTACAGAATATAAAGATAAATTTGCCGGTTATTACGAAGGCTCAATCTGGAAAGGGATGAAAAATACAGGTGAAGCGGAAATAAAAGGGGTTGAACTGGAAGCAGGTGGACGAGTGCTCCCCTGGTTCGGTTATCGTTTTTCCGGAACCTATCTCAATGCTGAATGGACAAAGGGAGAAATGCGTGTTTATGACCATCCGTCAAATACGCTGGTTTTAAAGAATATTGAGGGATATGATATCATCCACATTCCCCAATACACGTATGTGGCCGGACTGGATTTTTATCCTCTGGAATGGCTTAAATGCAGTATGGATATCAATTATTATGGGTCATATTACGTGGATTATCTAAACCGGATTAAATACCCATCAAAGGCTACTGTTGACGCCAACATGTCTTACAGTTTGAAAAATTGGAAGTTTTGGCTGCTCGGCAAAAACATCTTTGATGAAGAGATTGAAAATGTTCAGAACTCAACGGGCAAACTTACGGCGGCTAATGGTGAACCCAAGAACGCCTACTATGTCAAGGACGGAGCATATTTTGAAGCGGGCGTGAGTTATCATTTTTAG
- a CDS encoding DUF2162 family putative transporter → MLKQLWITGILIAFSVFGIKVGLGLGAQIYNRTVPPGKKVIFLVGCFFIYLILFFCLYYVITRFNLLNYLDRFVNMLQYGMLLHLAVALGLLLWGGMLLQNPAENKHLPLRASLLLILPCPVCATVILLNLTFAYSLFTLSPLLTTLTLFALFSSIIFVTSAIIFPFRHKIGSGNSFLGLSMALVALYFLFTVIIAPIYPEIKAAFTMATSNSPVSQVDLFYTAILGVIVFILGCAGFIKTYIAKGGIK, encoded by the coding sequence ATGTTAAAACAACTATGGATAACCGGTATTCTGATCGCCTTTTCTGTTTTTGGGATAAAAGTGGGCTTGGGTCTGGGGGCTCAGATATACAACAGGACCGTGCCCCCTGGTAAAAAAGTCATTTTTCTTGTTGGATGCTTTTTTATCTATCTGATCCTTTTCTTTTGCCTGTATTATGTGATTACCCGTTTTAATTTATTAAATTATCTGGATCGGTTTGTAAATATGCTTCAATACGGCATGCTGCTTCATTTAGCAGTGGCTCTGGGGCTTCTTCTCTGGGGAGGCATGCTCCTTCAAAACCCTGCCGAAAATAAGCATCTTCCCCTTCGGGCCAGCTTGCTCCTGATTTTGCCCTGCCCGGTATGCGCAACGGTGATCCTGCTCAACCTCACCTTTGCCTATTCGCTTTTTACCTTATCACCGCTTTTAACCACGTTAACCCTTTTTGCCCTTTTCAGCAGCATAATTTTTGTTACATCTGCTATTATTTTCCCGTTTCGCCATAAAATCGGTTCCGGGAATTCTTTTCTGGGCTTATCCATGGCTTTAGTTGCCCTTTACTTTCTTTTTACAGTTATCATCGCACCGATTTACCCGGAAATAAAGGCTGCGTTTACCATGGCCACTTCCAACAGCCCGGTAAGTCAGGTAGACCTTTTTTACACGGCTATTTTAGGAGTGATTGTCTTTATTCTTGGATGTGCCGGATTCATAAAGACTTACATTGCAAAAGGAGGAATTAAGTGA
- the cobD gene encoding threonine-phosphate decarboxylase CobD → MVYHALIIPLDDRCLCDDTMDDTVIKRDHGGNVSEISRICGIDEDKIIDFSANINPLGYPPGLKETIIKEFDSILNYPDIDSFDLVSKLSEYHGISRDYILAGNGSTEFIYWIPILFKPEKALIVTPAFSEYEKGLKMVGTKVSYFQTDEKEDFSVDIARLCKRLRDGFDIVYFCNPANPTGAFMSKENLCGIIACAQEAGTLFVIDEAFIDFAEQGSVKKEVLRFSNLIVLRSMTKFFAIPGLRIGYVIASTPCIAKIRETRPPWAVNSPGQKAAAVALSDRGYIMDTRQYITDEREFLMASLSEIPGLKIYKSVANFLLVFMDNRISLNSRELRDSLAKNGVLIRDCSTFQGMGDRYFRVAVKKHEQNIILVKNLKQVAK, encoded by the coding sequence ATGGTTTATCATGCTCTCATCATCCCTCTTGATGACCGTTGTCTGTGTGACGACACTATGGATGATACAGTAATAAAAAGAGATCATGGCGGCAATGTTAGTGAGATTTCAAGAATCTGCGGAATCGATGAAGATAAAATCATCGACTTCAGCGCCAATATAAATCCGCTTGGATATCCGCCAGGGTTAAAAGAAACGATAATTAAAGAATTTGATTCCATATTAAATTATCCTGATATTGATTCATTTGATCTTGTTTCAAAGTTGTCGGAATACCATGGCATTAGTCGGGATTATATCCTTGCGGGGAACGGTTCCACCGAATTTATATACTGGATACCGATCCTGTTTAAACCTGAAAAAGCCCTTATTGTTACACCTGCCTTCAGTGAATACGAAAAGGGCCTTAAGATGGTCGGCACAAAAGTTTCATACTTCCAGACAGATGAAAAAGAAGATTTTTCCGTTGATATTGCCCGGCTTTGCAAACGTTTAAGAGATGGTTTTGATATCGTCTATTTTTGCAACCCCGCAAACCCTACCGGAGCTTTTATGTCAAAGGAAAATCTTTGCGGCATTATAGCTTGTGCGCAGGAAGCGGGAACATTATTTGTAATTGATGAGGCTTTTATAGATTTTGCAGAGCAGGGGTCTGTAAAAAAAGAGGTTTTAAGGTTTTCCAATCTGATAGTCTTAAGATCGATGACGAAATTTTTTGCTATCCCGGGCCTGCGGATAGGCTATGTGATTGCTTCCACGCCATGTATCGCAAAAATCAGGGAAACCAGACCACCGTGGGCGGTTAATTCGCCTGGACAAAAAGCTGCTGCTGTTGCCCTTTCAGACAGGGGTTATATCATGGATACGAGGCAATATATAACAGATGAAAGAGAGTTTTTAATGGCCTCGCTAAGTGAAATCCCAGGCCTTAAGATTTATAAAAGTGTGGCGAACTTTCTTCTCGTGTTCATGGATAACAGAATCAGCTTAAATTCCAGGGAGCTTAGAGACAGCCTGGCAAAAAACGGGGTGCTGATAAGGGATTGCAGTACATTTCAGGGCATGGGAGACCGTTATTTTCGTGTGGCTGTTAAAAAACATGAGCAGAATATAATTCTTGTCAAAAACTTGAAACAGGTCGCAAAATAA
- a CDS encoding cobalamin biosynthesis protein — protein sequence MTAAVFLGAYIVDIIIGDPRWFPHPVVIIGKFVRFLEDKIRGTSLIDKRKGGIILWFAVVIPVYLITWGAVEGCLFINPLFGTIITVLLASFTLATRSLYDESKIVLNALNRGNMEQARKNLSMIVGRDTRDLDEKEIFRAVIETISENLSDGIIAPMFYLAIGGVPLAMAYKAINTLDSMVGYKNADYRDIGWFSAKMDDMWNWIPARLSGFFIVIASFVLIYNWRDSWKIMRRDGRNHSSPNSGMPEAAAAGALNIQLGGKIQYFGKISHKPTIGNRIKEIDKDDVKKAWFIMLSSSLLMTVVCVTTLWMIQ from the coding sequence ATGACAGCGGCGGTTTTTCTTGGAGCATATATCGTTGATATAATAATCGGCGATCCTCGCTGGTTTCCTCATCCAGTGGTTATCATCGGCAAGTTTGTGAGGTTTTTAGAGGATAAGATTCGCGGCACTTCACTTATTGATAAAAGAAAGGGCGGAATAATTCTTTGGTTTGCCGTTGTTATCCCTGTTTATTTAATCACCTGGGGGGCGGTGGAAGGATGTCTCTTTATAAACCCCTTGTTCGGCACAATTATAACGGTTCTGCTTGCATCCTTTACTTTGGCGACCAGGTCTCTTTATGATGAAAGCAAAATTGTTTTAAATGCCTTGAACCGTGGAAACATGGAACAGGCAAGAAAGAACCTCTCCATGATCGTTGGGAGAGATACAAGAGACCTTGATGAAAAAGAGATCTTCCGGGCTGTTATCGAAACAATATCGGAAAACCTGTCCGACGGGATTATTGCTCCCATGTTCTACCTTGCCATAGGCGGCGTTCCCCTTGCCATGGCCTATAAGGCAATCAATACACTTGATTCAATGGTAGGATATAAAAATGCCGATTACAGGGATATTGGTTGGTTTTCCGCTAAAATGGATGATATGTGGAACTGGATACCGGCAAGACTCTCCGGGTTTTTTATTGTGATTGCCTCATTTGTTCTGATATACAACTGGAGGGATTCCTGGAAAATTATGAGAAGGGACGGCAGAAACCACTCAAGCCCAAACAGCGGCATGCCGGAGGCAGCGGCAGCCGGAGCCCTGAATATACAGTTGGGAGGAAAGATTCAGTATTTTGGAAAAATTTCTCACAAACCAACGATCGGCAACAGGATAAAAGAAATAGATAAAGATGATGTAAAAAAGGCATGGTTTATCATGCTCTCATCATCCCTCTTGATGACCGTTGTCTGTGTGACGACACTATGGATGATACAGTAA
- the thyX gene encoding FAD-dependent thymidylate synthase has translation MEARVQLIRYTGAPEELIASAAKLCYAEDTETIFDQKPEQAKKFVGMLRNMGHMSPIEHAVFTFYIEGVSRAMTHQLVRHRLASYSQRSQRYVTHGGFDYIIPPQLKGKKVKDKGADVDAERYFEETMEYLAERYVKLNEALGDKGESSNEDARYILPNACETKILMTMNARELLHFFGERLCMRAQWEIRGVADQMLMLVREVCPSVFDGVGPKCIRLGKCPEKKMTCGEFEKIKQRYAKLEGSGTIRKK, from the coding sequence ATTGAAGCAAGAGTACAATTGATCCGTTATACCGGCGCTCCGGAGGAGCTGATAGCTTCTGCTGCCAAGCTCTGTTACGCAGAAGACACGGAAACAATTTTTGACCAGAAACCGGAGCAGGCAAAGAAGTTTGTTGGAATGTTGCGTAATATGGGACATATGAGTCCGATTGAGCATGCTGTTTTTACGTTTTATATCGAGGGAGTATCACGGGCAATGACCCACCAGCTTGTCCGGCACAGACTGGCCAGCTATTCGCAGCGGAGCCAGCGATACGTGACACACGGTGGTTTTGATTATATCATTCCGCCGCAGCTTAAAGGAAAGAAGGTTAAAGATAAAGGCGCAGATGTGGATGCTGAAAGGTATTTTGAGGAGACAATGGAATACCTGGCTGAGCGTTATGTTAAGCTCAATGAGGCCTTGGGAGATAAGGGGGAATCAAGTAATGAGGATGCCCGCTATATTCTTCCAAATGCCTGTGAGACCAAAATTCTGATGACCATGAACGCCAGAGAGCTCCTGCATTTTTTTGGAGAGAGGCTCTGCATGCGCGCTCAGTGGGAAATCCGCGGCGTTGCCGACCAGATGCTGATGCTTGTGAGAGAGGTATGTCCAAGTGTTTTTGATGGGGTGGGCCCAAAATGCATACGTCTTGGGAAATGCCCTGAAAAAAAGATGACATGCGGGGAGTTTGAAAAAATAAAACAACGCTATGCAAAATTAGAGGGATCGGGGACAATAAGGAAAAAATAA